From one Streptococcus pneumoniae genomic stretch:
- the rpmG gene encoding 50S ribosomal protein L33 has product MRKKINLQCSECGSLNYLTSKNTKTHPEKIQVLKYCPKERKVTLHLEHH; this is encoded by the coding sequence GTGAGAAAAAAAATCAATTTACAATGTTCTGAGTGCGGCAGTCTTAACTACCTGACCAGCAAAAATACCAAGACCCACCCTGAAAAAATACAGGTTCTAAAATACTGCCCCAAGGAAAGAAAAGTAACCTTACATCTTGAACATCATTAG
- the secG gene encoding preprotein translocase subunit SecG: protein MYNLLITILLVLSVIILIAIFMQPTKNQSSNVFDASAGDLFERSKARGFEAVMQRLTGILVFFWLLVALLLAILSSK from the coding sequence ATGTACAATTTATTAATAACCATTTTATTAGTCTTATCTGTGATTATTTTGATTGCCATTTTTATGCAACCAACTAAAAACCAATCTAGCAATGTCTTTGATGCTAGTGCAGGGGATTTGTTTGAGCGTTCAAAGGCAAGAGGGTTTGAGGCAGTCATGCAGCGATTGACAGGAATTTTAGTCTTTTTCTGGCTTTTAGTGGCATTGCTCCTTGCGATTTTATCCAGTAAGTAA